One genomic segment of Sphingobium herbicidovorans includes these proteins:
- a CDS encoding cytochrome c oxidase subunit 3, with translation MKDERQLTSGKIPGEPGLWVMILGDLFVFALLFGTVAYYRMEQPAVFHASHPTLNQALGLTNTFVLLTSSLLVVLGLEAARKGEDTAAIRWITNAKVLGLIFICIKSVEYYQKWAEGLLPSTNIFFMLYFVITGIHLIHVLIGLAALQYFGRLVSGKTQSTNLELIECCALFWHLVDVLWVFLFAIFYIHR, from the coding sequence TTGAAGGATGAACGACAGCTGACCTCCGGGAAAATTCCTGGTGAACCTGGTCTGTGGGTCATGATACTCGGCGACCTGTTCGTATTCGCATTGCTGTTCGGAACGGTTGCTTATTATCGCATGGAACAGCCTGCGGTATTCCATGCCTCGCATCCCACGCTCAACCAGGCGCTCGGCCTGACGAACACCTTTGTTCTATTGACGAGTTCGTTGCTAGTCGTTCTGGGGCTAGAGGCTGCCCGCAAGGGAGAAGACACTGCGGCGATACGGTGGATCACTAACGCCAAGGTACTCGGACTGATTTTCATCTGTATTAAGTCAGTCGAATATTATCAAAAGTGGGCGGAAGGGCTTCTTCCGAGCACCAACATATTTTTTATGCTTTACTTCGTTATTACCGGCATTCACTTGATACATGTGCTGATTGGGCTGGCAGCCCTGCAATATTTTGGCAGGTTGGTCTCCGGAAAGACGCAGAGCACGAACCTGGAGCTCATTGAGTGCTGCGCTTTGTTTTGGCATCTCGTCGATGTTCTCTGGGTCTTCCTGTTTGCCATTTTCTACATCCACAGGTGA
- a CDS encoding DUF1330 domain-containing protein — protein sequence MTVYFIAAIDRQNLEAYGEYEAGSFASLEGQDVEALAVTDSPELLEGAIPAQRMILMKFKDRDALQRWYDSPIYQKVLPIRHANADTKFIVAIDGLA from the coding sequence ATGACCGTATATTTCATTGCCGCGATCGACCGGCAGAATCTCGAGGCTTATGGCGAGTATGAGGCCGGCTCTTTCGCGAGCCTTGAGGGCCAGGATGTCGAGGCGCTGGCCGTCACGGACAGCCCGGAATTGCTCGAGGGTGCCATCCCCGCCCAACGCATGATCCTGATGAAGTTCAAGGATCGCGACGCCTTGCAGCGGTGGTATGATTCGCCCATCTACCAGAAGGTGCTGCCCATCCGGCATGCGAATGCGGACACGAAGTTTATCGTAGCGATCGACGGGCTGGCTTGA
- a CDS encoding Zn-ribbon domain-containing OB-fold protein — MNGAPIPPVTPINALYWEGTATNELRLCVCTNCGTRFRFVRELCPRCWSSNPAWEVSAGSGKVVARVVVEAAPYEAMAARTPYVLALVELDEGVTMMSNVVDCDPHSVEIGQRVELLFEQRGDFAIPQFRLSAEVETRDIAHTE, encoded by the coding sequence ATGAACGGCGCACCCATTCCACCGGTGACGCCGATCAATGCACTTTACTGGGAAGGTACGGCGACCAACGAACTGCGGCTGTGTGTCTGCACGAATTGTGGCACGCGCTTCCGCTTCGTTCGTGAACTGTGTCCGCGGTGCTGGTCGAGCAATCCGGCGTGGGAGGTATCAGCAGGTAGCGGCAAGGTGGTGGCGCGCGTCGTCGTCGAGGCGGCGCCCTATGAAGCGATGGCGGCACGTACACCCTATGTCCTGGCGCTTGTCGAACTGGACGAGGGTGTGACGATGATGAGCAATGTCGTGGATTGCGATCCGCATTCCGTTGAGATCGGACAGCGCGTTGAGCTGCTGTTCGAGCAGCGCGGCGATTTCGCCATCCCACAGTTCCGCCTGTCCGCTGAAGTGGAAACACGCGATATTGCGCACACGGAATGA
- a CDS encoding enoyl-CoA hydratase-related protein, translating into MTYETIVFVEEGGIAHLQLARPDALNALNRPLLGEVIDALDRVRDGGNVRVLLLTGKGRGFSSGADLSSGGIPQEPGLLDAGQVLEDYYNPLIERMFALPVPIVAGVHGAVAGAACMLALAADITVAAQSAFFLQAFAKVGLVPDAGSLWLLPRLIGRARAQAMMMLAERIPAATALDWGMIYEVVDEDALYSRVNSIAHKLARGPTRAYAMIRQGVRLASEQTLSDALALERRLQKEAGETCDFQEGVAAFREKRPPNFTGA; encoded by the coding sequence GTGACCTACGAAACGATTGTTTTCGTCGAAGAAGGGGGCATCGCCCATCTTCAGCTGGCGCGGCCGGACGCGTTGAATGCGCTCAACCGCCCGCTACTGGGCGAAGTCATCGATGCGCTCGACAGAGTACGCGATGGCGGCAATGTCCGTGTCCTGCTGCTCACCGGCAAGGGGCGCGGCTTTTCCAGCGGCGCCGATCTCAGCAGCGGCGGCATTCCTCAGGAGCCCGGCCTGCTCGATGCGGGCCAAGTGTTAGAGGACTATTACAATCCGCTGATCGAGCGGATGTTCGCCCTTCCAGTACCGATCGTCGCCGGCGTACACGGCGCGGTTGCCGGCGCCGCCTGCATGCTGGCGCTTGCCGCCGACATCACTGTGGCAGCACAGTCCGCCTTCTTCCTTCAGGCTTTTGCGAAGGTGGGCCTGGTGCCGGATGCTGGCAGCTTGTGGCTGTTGCCGCGATTGATCGGCCGCGCCCGGGCGCAGGCCATGATGATGCTCGCCGAGCGCATCCCGGCCGCAACCGCGCTTGACTGGGGCATGATCTACGAGGTTGTGGACGAAGATGCGCTTTACAGCCGGGTCAATTCAATCGCGCACAAGCTTGCGCGCGGCCCCACCCGCGCCTATGCGATGATCCGGCAGGGCGTTCGCCTAGCGTCCGAACAGACGCTGAGCGACGCGCTGGCACTGGAGCGCCGGCTGCAGAAGGAGGCGGGCGAGACGTGCGACTTTCAGGAAGGGGTCGCAGCCTTCCGCGAGAAGCGGCCGCCGAATTTCACGGGTGCATGA
- a CDS encoding alpha/beta fold hydrolase has product MFRTADGITLVADVAGSPDAPTVVLAHGGGQTRHSWKQLFMGLVNRGYSVVNYDARGHGDSDWAADGDYTIPALSRDLCTILPTIKGPVALVGASMGGASAFYAIGSSPQPIAKALIMVDIVPRPAKKGTDHIHAFMTAHPDGFETLEEAADAVATYYPDRERPKDSTGLNKNLRASPDGRLRWHWDPALLNANPSSEPPLFTEHMIGVAARVTLPTLLIRGGRSDIVDEAGVAEMRALVPQTEVFEVPDAGHMVAGDRNDAFNEGVFAFLDRRLPLH; this is encoded by the coding sequence ATGTTCAGAACGGCTGACGGCATCACGCTAGTCGCAGATGTGGCCGGCTCGCCCGATGCTCCGACCGTTGTGCTGGCGCACGGCGGCGGACAGACCCGGCACAGCTGGAAGCAGCTCTTCATGGGATTGGTCAACCGGGGCTATTCGGTCGTCAATTACGACGCGCGGGGACATGGCGACAGCGATTGGGCGGCGGATGGAGACTATACCATTCCAGCGCTTTCGCGCGACCTGTGCACCATCCTGCCGACGATCAAGGGGCCAGTGGCATTGGTCGGCGCGTCGATGGGTGGCGCAAGCGCCTTCTATGCGATTGGGTCCAGCCCGCAACCGATCGCGAAGGCTCTGATCATGGTGGATATCGTGCCGCGGCCTGCAAAGAAGGGCACGGATCATATTCATGCTTTCATGACGGCGCATCCCGACGGGTTCGAGACGCTGGAGGAAGCGGCTGATGCGGTCGCTACCTACTATCCAGACCGCGAGCGGCCCAAGGATTCGACCGGCCTGAACAAGAATTTGCGGGCAAGCCCCGACGGACGGCTGCGCTGGCACTGGGATCCTGCATTACTGAACGCCAATCCAAGCTCAGAACCGCCTTTGTTCACCGAGCACATGATTGGGGTCGCCGCACGGGTGACGTTGCCAACGCTGCTGATACGTGGGGGCCGCAGCGATATTGTAGACGAAGCCGGCGTGGCGGAAATGCGGGCGCTGGTGCCTCAGACGGAAGTCTTCGAAGTGCCCGATGCGGGACATATGGTTGCGGGCGATCGAAATGATGCGTTCAACGAAGGGGTTTTTGCGTTTCTCGATCGACGCCTTCCTCTGCATTAG
- a CDS encoding thiolase family protein, whose translation MSDIAVAATFELKPGRYPQYSPATLYSEVVKQALRQWQLHPKDVDGLLTAPSGIAGGNIDVVSHERLIGEFGIQANIAETLSAGGASFGIMVMRAAAAIRDGMASAVLCVGTGQFVKQGAGAGELMARILSEQDFEMPYGPAVPSLYGLIASQFMHERGATSEHLARVAVSARKWALRNPMALMHERGEITVEDVLNSRVIANPFRYLDCSIPTDGGGALLVTRADVARRLSPQPAYVLGYGEAHSPGSLSEAGPRLIDTRAAQTAAEAFRRAGLSHADIDLVQLYDAFSVTPLILLENVGFCAPGEAGAFVESGATDPGGRLPMNTSGGLLSFGHTGEASGMSVLLEGIRQVMGEAGPNQVEKADTSLVHVYGGMMADHATLIFGREP comes from the coding sequence ATGTCCGATATCGCTGTCGCCGCCACGTTCGAACTGAAGCCTGGACGCTACCCCCAATATTCACCGGCGACGTTGTACAGCGAAGTGGTCAAGCAAGCACTTCGGCAGTGGCAGCTCCATCCGAAGGATGTAGACGGCTTGCTAACGGCGCCCTCTGGCATCGCCGGAGGTAATATCGACGTCGTCTCTCACGAGCGGTTGATCGGGGAGTTTGGCATCCAGGCGAACATCGCCGAGACCTTGAGCGCGGGTGGAGCGAGCTTCGGCATTATGGTGATGCGGGCCGCTGCCGCTATCCGGGATGGCATGGCGAGCGCAGTCCTTTGCGTGGGCACCGGCCAGTTCGTCAAACAGGGCGCAGGTGCGGGAGAGCTAATGGCGCGGATCCTGAGCGAGCAGGATTTCGAGATGCCATACGGACCGGCCGTCCCTTCACTTTACGGGTTGATTGCCTCGCAGTTCATGCACGAGCGGGGGGCGACGTCAGAACATCTGGCGCGGGTCGCCGTTTCGGCGCGGAAATGGGCGTTGCGCAATCCAATGGCATTAATGCACGAGCGCGGTGAGATCACTGTCGAGGATGTGTTGAATTCGCGCGTTATCGCCAACCCATTTCGCTATCTCGATTGTTCCATCCCGACCGACGGGGGCGGCGCACTCCTGGTGACGCGTGCCGACGTCGCGCGGCGCCTGTCACCGCAGCCAGCCTATGTCCTCGGCTATGGCGAGGCGCATAGTCCGGGGTCGCTGAGCGAAGCCGGGCCGCGGTTGATCGACACCCGGGCGGCACAGACCGCAGCGGAAGCATTTCGCCGGGCCGGGTTGAGCCACGCCGACATCGACCTGGTGCAACTGTATGACGCCTTTTCCGTCACTCCGCTCATCCTGCTGGAAAATGTGGGATTCTGCGCGCCGGGTGAAGCCGGTGCGTTCGTCGAAAGCGGGGCGACCGATCCCGGCGGACGGCTGCCGATGAACACCAGCGGCGGCCTTCTATCCTTTGGCCACACCGGCGAAGCATCCGGCATGTCGGTTCTCTTGGAGGGGATCCGGCAGGTGATGGGCGAAGCAGGACCCAACCAGGTGGAAAAGGCGGACACATCGCTGGTCCACGTCTATGGAGGAATGATGGCCGATCATGCCACCCTGATCTTCGGACGCGAGCCATGA
- a CDS encoding AMP-binding protein gives MTQAQAEVRSEVHQPAPSAPHGETYLEHLDRAVATSPDAEFLSFAEGPITFGEVDRRSTRMANALRELGVGAGHTVCTMLDSSADAVVIWFAVNRLGAIWVPLNTAYRGEFLRHQMADSSAALVVCEEHYLPAVGMIAGDLPEVRLILTRNGQGKSNAGDIRVRSLDDHRGTDDTPIDTRPKPGDTACLIYTSGTTGASKGCIISYNYLCACARQSNDSVPPRPGDTVWTALPLFHLSGSAYVVLAALLAQSRARVMSTFSVTNFWNDIEESRATSAILMGAMFQLLAQAPDNEAMLRCRGQLRAITGVPISPADREIWSERFGVARIDSYGYGQTEATKVCYLPHGAPMPPAGSAGPVSKDFDLMISDDYGNQVATGAPGEILVRPRRPNVMFNGYWKRPEDTVRVWQNLWMHTGDLGRVDEQGYLYFVDRKKDYVRSRGENISSMEVERAFLRHPAVSEVAFHSVSVTEGGEEELKVTVVLRSGQACTEEELCRWSMDQLPHFAVPRYVEFREGFPKTPTGRVQKHILREEGHTSATWDAHAFGLVARRRQP, from the coding sequence ATGACGCAAGCGCAAGCCGAGGTTCGTTCTGAAGTGCATCAACCGGCACCGTCGGCGCCGCATGGTGAAACCTATCTCGAGCATCTCGATCGGGCCGTCGCGACGTCGCCGGACGCAGAGTTTCTGAGCTTCGCAGAGGGACCGATCACCTTTGGCGAGGTGGACCGTCGTTCGACGCGCATGGCCAATGCGTTGCGCGAGTTGGGCGTGGGTGCTGGTCATACTGTCTGTACGATGCTGGACAGCAGCGCCGACGCCGTGGTGATTTGGTTCGCTGTGAACCGCCTTGGCGCCATTTGGGTGCCGCTGAACACGGCGTATCGCGGCGAATTCCTTCGCCACCAGATGGCAGACTCTTCTGCGGCGCTGGTTGTTTGCGAGGAGCATTATCTTCCCGCGGTCGGAATGATCGCGGGCGATCTTCCCGAAGTTCGCCTGATCCTGACCCGAAATGGCCAGGGGAAGTCGAACGCCGGCGACATCCGCGTTCGCTCGCTGGACGATCATCGCGGCACCGACGATACGCCGATCGACACGCGCCCTAAACCGGGCGATACCGCATGCCTGATCTACACCTCGGGCACGACGGGTGCGTCCAAGGGTTGCATCATCAGCTACAACTATCTGTGCGCCTGCGCGCGCCAGTCGAACGACAGCGTACCGCCCCGGCCGGGCGACACGGTCTGGACGGCCTTGCCGCTATTCCACCTCAGCGGTTCGGCCTATGTCGTGCTGGCGGCATTGCTCGCCCAATCGCGCGCAAGGGTTATGAGCACATTCTCCGTCACCAATTTCTGGAACGACATTGAGGAATCGCGAGCGACGTCAGCAATCCTGATGGGCGCGATGTTCCAGTTGCTTGCGCAGGCGCCTGACAACGAAGCAATGCTTCGATGTCGCGGTCAGCTTCGTGCCATCACCGGTGTGCCGATTTCGCCGGCGGATCGCGAAATCTGGTCTGAACGGTTCGGAGTCGCGCGGATCGACAGCTATGGCTATGGGCAAACCGAGGCGACCAAGGTCTGCTACCTGCCCCACGGCGCGCCGATGCCACCCGCCGGATCGGCGGGTCCGGTTTCGAAGGACTTTGACCTGATGATCTCCGACGATTACGGGAACCAAGTGGCGACCGGTGCGCCCGGTGAAATCCTCGTCCGCCCGCGTCGGCCTAACGTCATGTTCAACGGCTATTGGAAGCGGCCCGAAGATACCGTCCGCGTATGGCAGAACCTGTGGATGCACACCGGCGACCTTGGCCGTGTGGACGAGCAGGGCTATCTATATTTCGTCGATCGCAAGAAGGATTATGTCCGCAGCCGGGGCGAGAATATCTCGAGCATGGAGGTCGAACGGGCGTTCCTGCGTCATCCAGCAGTAAGCGAAGTCGCATTCCATTCGGTCTCGGTGACCGAGGGCGGCGAAGAGGAGCTGAAGGTTACGGTCGTGCTTCGTTCTGGGCAAGCGTGCACGGAGGAAGAGCTGTGCCGCTGGTCGATGGATCAGTTGCCGCACTTCGCAGTGCCTCGCTATGTCGAATTCCGCGAAGGATTTCCCAAGACGCCGACCGGGCGCGTCCAGAAGCATATCCTACGCGAGGAAGGGCATACTTCGGCGACTTGGGATGCCCATGCGTTCGGCTTGGTGGCACGGCGGCGGCAACCGTGA
- a CDS encoding amidohydrolase family protein, producing MTAINTKNSWRSQVATNAEWQDRLDPDSPNKYFIVSCDNHASEPMDFLTSRLDKRYHDRVPRVQIDDDGTQWLITEGSDPQPVRIAPTREDLIPTAEDFETQEVISPYSKKMEDEDMIRAKAGFSLEQRVADQRTQGVDAEIVFGQKGTLAFATPDPEFAGQMTRAWNRWAHDTFSSDKSVMPMAMIAPATLDEAISEVQWAASNGFHGLWLPNRPIYNRLNQPRNTLEYCDKFFEPLWAAIAETGLPMVLHVSTGQDPRAVRGAGGAITNFVCHSMVTTMEPMVQMISSGVFERHPSLRLGTIESGIGWIAWLLQQMDYSYRAHHMWVRPVIPQEPSFYFKRNCFASFIEETEALEALVEAGLEDNIVWSNDYPHHEGSFPHTKAAIARQMGSLSETAREKVLGLNAAKFFNIER from the coding sequence ATGACCGCGATCAACACGAAGAATAGTTGGCGTAGCCAAGTGGCTACCAACGCAGAATGGCAAGATCGGCTAGATCCCGACTCTCCGAACAAGTATTTTATCGTGAGCTGCGACAATCACGCCAGCGAGCCAATGGACTTTCTGACTTCGCGCCTCGACAAGCGCTATCATGATCGCGTGCCACGCGTGCAGATCGATGACGACGGCACCCAGTGGCTGATCACGGAGGGTTCCGACCCGCAGCCGGTTCGAATCGCTCCAACCCGCGAGGATCTTATTCCGACCGCGGAGGATTTCGAGACGCAGGAGGTGATCAGCCCGTACAGTAAGAAGATGGAAGACGAGGACATGATCCGCGCCAAGGCGGGGTTCAGCCTTGAGCAGCGTGTGGCCGATCAACGCACCCAAGGCGTGGATGCGGAAATCGTGTTCGGTCAGAAGGGCACGCTCGCTTTTGCAACGCCGGATCCCGAGTTTGCAGGACAGATGACGCGTGCCTGGAACAGGTGGGCGCACGACACTTTTTCCAGCGACAAATCGGTGATGCCGATGGCGATGATCGCGCCGGCCACGCTGGACGAGGCAATCTCGGAAGTGCAGTGGGCGGCCTCGAATGGATTCCATGGCTTGTGGCTACCTAATCGGCCGATCTACAATCGCCTCAATCAGCCGCGTAATACACTCGAATATTGTGACAAGTTTTTTGAGCCGCTGTGGGCCGCCATCGCCGAGACCGGGCTACCGATGGTGCTGCACGTTTCAACCGGTCAGGATCCGCGCGCGGTTCGCGGTGCCGGCGGTGCGATCACGAACTTTGTCTGCCACTCGATGGTCACGACCATGGAACCCATGGTGCAGATGATTTCGTCGGGCGTATTTGAACGTCATCCGTCGTTGCGTCTCGGCACGATCGAGAGCGGCATCGGTTGGATCGCGTGGCTGCTTCAGCAGATGGACTATAGCTATCGCGCCCATCACATGTGGGTGCGGCCCGTCATCCCGCAGGAACCGAGCTTCTACTTCAAGCGCAACTGTTTCGCCTCCTTCATCGAGGAAACCGAAGCGCTGGAAGCACTGGTCGAAGCGGGACTGGAGGACAACATCGTCTGGTCGAACGACTATCCGCATCATGAGGGCTCATTTCCGCATACCAAGGCTGCGATTGCGCGTCAGATGGGGTCGTTGTCCGAAACGGCGCGCGAAAAGGTCCTCGGGCTCAATGCGGCGAAGTTCTTCAACATCGAGCGCTGA
- a CDS encoding nitroreductase, with protein MEQIDRKPLDTDQGKWTEESAVLSRLLAERYSCRSYRPEPVSRPEIERMLEIAQMSASWCNSQPWQVIVTEGAGTERLRQLLFDQAAADAAASGGPVFAPDFPFPTAYRGVYKERQREVGWQLYESVGIAFGDRVASGRQVLENFRLFGAPNALIVTSPRDLGTYGAIDCGLYVGSLLLAAQSLGLGMIPQAALAIYGPLIHEHFNVPDDRMVVLGASFGYPDEAHPANSFRSRRASIADAVEWVSQ; from the coding sequence TTGGAACAGATTGATCGCAAGCCGCTGGACACCGATCAGGGCAAATGGACCGAGGAATCTGCGGTTCTGTCGCGGCTGCTGGCAGAGCGCTACAGCTGCCGCAGCTACCGGCCCGAGCCCGTATCGCGGCCCGAAATCGAACGCATGCTCGAGATCGCTCAGATGTCGGCGTCGTGGTGCAACTCGCAGCCTTGGCAGGTGATCGTCACCGAAGGCGCAGGGACCGAGCGCCTGCGCCAGTTGTTGTTCGATCAAGCAGCCGCTGACGCTGCTGCGAGCGGCGGACCTGTGTTCGCCCCGGACTTTCCCTTCCCTACCGCCTATCGCGGGGTGTACAAGGAACGCCAGCGCGAAGTAGGCTGGCAACTCTATGAAAGCGTGGGCATCGCCTTTGGCGACCGCGTCGCATCCGGCAGGCAGGTGCTGGAGAATTTCCGGCTGTTCGGCGCACCCAATGCGCTGATCGTTACCTCCCCGCGGGACCTCGGCACCTACGGCGCCATCGATTGCGGCCTGTATGTCGGCAGCCTACTACTCGCCGCACAGAGCCTCGGCCTCGGCATGATCCCGCAGGCCGCGCTCGCCATTTACGGCCCGCTGATCCACGAACATTTTAACGTGCCCGACGATCGCATGGTCGTGCTCGGCGCATCGTTCGGTTATCCCGATGAAGCCCATCCGGCGAACAGTTTCCGCTCGCGCCGCGCCAGCATCGCCGATGCAGTGGAGTGGGTGAGCCAGTAA
- a CDS encoding VOC family protein: MTKVAEIDPFWAWGDDTDQPRVLHTMLRVRDVDQSLCFYRDGLGMTLLDRYDVEQGRFSILFLSFAGYRDGPAAVELTYNWDADIDYTHGSGFGHIAIGVPDVTKMYTRLADYGGTQITAPKTLFAGGPQLAFVKDPDGYPIELIQIRRGTDSN, translated from the coding sequence ATGACAAAGGTTGCCGAGATTGACCCGTTCTGGGCTTGGGGGGACGACACGGATCAGCCGCGGGTGCTGCACACGATGCTGCGCGTCCGGGATGTCGATCAGTCGCTATGCTTTTACCGTGACGGTCTGGGTATGACGCTGCTCGATCGCTACGACGTCGAGCAGGGCCGGTTCTCGATCCTGTTCCTGTCATTCGCCGGATATCGCGATGGGCCCGCGGCGGTTGAACTGACCTATAATTGGGATGCGGACATCGACTACACCCACGGATCTGGTTTTGGGCATATCGCGATCGGCGTGCCTGACGTGACCAAGATGTACACTCGCCTTGCGGATTATGGCGGGACACAGATCACCGCCCCCAAGACGCTGTTTGCCGGCGGGCCCCAACTTGCCTTCGTTAAGGATCCCGATGGCTATCCTATTGAACTCATCCAGATCCGGCGGGGTACCGACAGCAACTGA